A region of the Primulina eburnea isolate SZY01 chromosome 7, ASM2296580v1, whole genome shotgun sequence genome:
agacggtcagtcagagagagtgaTTTATTAATACCAACTCGAGCTTGCATGATCGACTTCCAGGGCAGCTGGGAGCCGAAgttacctcttgtggagttcacatacaacaacagttatcaggcatcgataggtatggctccatacgaggcattgtacgggaggaagtgtaggtcaccggtttattgggatgaggtaggggagcgagcagagttgggtccggatATTGTCAGACAGACAGGAAATTTAGTGGCCAGGATTAGAGACAGAATGAGGACTGCacagagccgtcagaagagttatgttGATCAGAGGCAGCGAGACCTTGAGTTCGCAGTAGGGGATCATGTGTTCGTGAAGGTCGCACCGATGAAGGGTTTGATGAGGTTCGGGAAGAAGGGCAAGCTCAGCCGTAGATTCATCAACCCTTTGAGATCCTAGAGAGAGTTGGACACTCGCTTACAGAGTTGCTTCACCGCCGAATCTGGCGgaagttcataatgtgttccacgtctctatgctgcgTAAATACATGTCGAATCTTTCTCATGTGCTTAACTATGAGCCACTTCTGCTGACACCGCACTTGTCATTCGAAGAGAGACCCACTCAGATTTTGGACAGGCAAGAAAAGAGGCTCCGGAACAAGGTGATGcagatggtcaaggtcaagtggctaaaTCATTCCGAGAAGGAAGCTACTTGAGAGACCGAgaccgagatgaggagtcgctactcGGAGTTATTCGGTACGTTCTAAATTTCGAGTACGAAATTTTGTTTAAGGAGGGAGAGTTGTAAGGTCCAGGAATTTAATTCACATAACctaaatgcatgcaatctaggatttttatttttagttatgtgtttaattatttttatgcataattcatgcattagggtttctaggagcatttcacgctcgaacgaggaacagagaccggaggattttcaggaaaattattttattacatgatttatttttattaattaagataaggtgtttttaagtgtatttttcgaaaatgggaTTTTACTGGTTATTTTTACCCgtaggattttatttttaacggtaagcaaattttatcgaatcgggggactttttgagggttcatataatattttcaaaatctctccaacacgaaatatttttcggaagTGTGTTTGCTTTAATGGGCttacttttaagcttattgggcttaaatatatttttaaaccttTAATAAACAAATAAGGGCCCATTAAACATTGAGTATATTTAATTAACAGTAACCCACtccttaacctaaacctaaataATCTACACGGCCGACACCTCCCCCAGCTGCATTTTTCTCTCGGTTTCAGAGCACTTCTTCGAGGAAAGCTTCGGTGGTCATTTGTTTTTGCATAGAAAAATTCATCCGGGTTCCCTCACATCGTTTTTGCTCTCCAAGCATCTTAAGGCACGCATGTATTCTCCTTTTTGTATCATTCACGCCATATGTATGTTAAATGTGTGTTATATCATGTAAAAAGTTTCGATCCAACAGCTGCACACAACGATTTATCGGTTTTGCTTTGCTTATGCATTTTCAACTATCATCACTCACGTTTTTCTCATTTGTTGCAAGGGGCTGCGGTAGTTTCGTTGCTAGGGGACCGAGACTTGTCATGAGATAGGGGTTGTGGTGCTGGAGTCGAGACTTGAGGAGTTTGGGTTGTAGATCGTGAGTTGTGGCAAGGGCTCGGTTGGTGCAAATCGGGAGACAAGAATGGAGCCGATGGCTTGAGGGACGATCTTAGGCCTGAACCAGACCATATGGGGTCTGAGCCGTGGCTGAAGAAAGGCCTGAGGGCTGCTGGTACCACCCCTGGTACAGATCGGTCGTGTGGAAGAGGAGGGCCACGAGTTGGCATCCTTGCGGTGCTAGCGTGGGAACGCGGTTCCTCTTGTGCATGGGGCTGGTGGCTTGATTCTAATAGGTTCCTTAGGGTCTGGTCTAGGCCCATGATAGGCTGGTGCAGTCAGGGTAGGCTAGAGACGTGAGTTTTTGGGAAGATGAGGAAATAGAGTGCAAACGAGAAGGGGCGAAACATTTTGTAATGTTCTGGAATTTTCAGCCGTGGGTTCAGGGGGCCTGATGACATTGTTTTAGGAGCATTATAGTGTTTTTAGGTATGACAAAAAGTAGGGAAAGTTTTGGTTAGATTTCGGTTCAATTCAGATTAAAACagggacctcggtccaagtttttaaaacgaatcgattaagttgtaattgggctcgagtttacgtctaggtatgcttttaaaaaatgttttggaacattttaaggagtttggtaagcttcgggtaaaTTTTAGAGATCCAGGgataaaacggtaatttttgggtttcaagGGGCagaatggtcattttgcacccgatgtgagattttgatattgacAGCATCCTGAGCAcatatttatgatattttaaatgtttatgcatcatggtCATGATTTTTAGGGAACTAtgataaatacgttgcatgcttggtttaaaggaaaggttacgtatatgcatgttttattaaatggttaATATGATGTTATTTTTTAAGGATGGGAATTAGTTCTGACCgatgatgtatatgtatacgatgatatgagatATAATGAGCTGAGACCCgggctcagtggacgggtaatgttGTCGCTGATGTCTCCCGCCGCCCCGTGGTTACATGtaaatggatccatcgatagagctgatacgaaagtcacaactaatgaattgaattcaattaaaaagaaaatatatatgtacttgttatttatgGTACAGGTGTGTGCTAtgtaagtccaggaggtcttgggttctaattcTGGGATGGTAAAAGCTCCAGTgtctgggctggagaagttttATGAGTAATGACGCATGGGAAAACCAGTGaaggaaaaggccccagagggagcccaagatcgagATAGCTCATGATCGTCACAACaaccattaaataatatttgatggCTTGCACAGTGAATTAGTGATGTTAACTTGGAATGAAAGAGTAAACCAAAGCTACATTTGCCTGGGATAGTAACAATGTCAACATAAAAAAAATGGGAGAAGGCTATTTGAGTAACTTAATCATATATACATTGAAAGATAAACTAAGAGATCATGCGAATGAAAACTTCAGAGTTAGTTAAAGAAAATTATGGGTAAACTATTAATCTGGAGACAAAGAGATAATGTAACCAATGAAATGATTATAAATTCTCAAAATAAAAAGTGAAGAATGCAATATCTTACCTCAAACATAGACAAGGTAGTATCTCGATAAATCTCATCACCTGGGGGGATGCTTGAGGTCACATTTCCTCTATAAGCGAAAGGGCAAATAAGATCAACACTGGGAATCACAGCTGAAGTTCAATAAAAACAAGTATATGATAGTAAAGCACATGAAAttatgaataaaacagttgttAGAAAAAGTACACGGCTTGAAACTCGACAAACTTGACTGACATCAATGCCAAAAATAGCATCATAATGGCATAGATAAAAGAATAAATAGCCAACATTTTGATCACCAAAATGCAATTACAGTCAAAATGAAAGCATGTCAGTGCTCACCATATGCCTTTGAAGTTGTTCTTTGCGCTTCATGAAATTTAGGCAAAACTCGCAAAAGTACAACTTGTTACAGTCATTGTATTCTGGTGGAAAGGGGGAGAAATACCAAGTCTCAATCTCGTATCTTCCAAGCTCAATCGTCGCAATATTTTTTACTTTAGTGAATTCCTCATGTTCACGCAAGCTAGCAGCATCAAGCTCCTCATGGCCCTGCAATTTTTTGAACACCACCTCGTGATCATCCATGCCAGCTCCGTTTGTATGTATTCTAGACTAACTATTATTTTACGCACTTTTGACTCCATATATAAAGCCTAAAACTAATACAAATGTAATGTTGGACTTTCACAATTCATCAACATTTGGTGATTTTCTAAATTCAGAGTACAAGGACATGCTTACTTTACAGGTTAAGCCATTTGTTCTAACATGTATTGTTTAACCTTGACTTCCCATCATTTTGCATATAAGTAACAAAAGAGGTATAGATGCATCAAATTTTGATCATGGTAAAGCTCACTGATATAATATAGTGTCTGTCCCATCCAAATTACAGCCTCATGCTGTCAGGCATGAATGTCAACATGTAATGACGTCCACAACAAATTATATGTGAACTAATTGGCTCAGAATCATATAAACAAGGAGCACCTCCACATGGGTTTCATCGATCTTGCGCTTTTGATGGCGAGTCATTTTCAAGCTTGTCACCTGAAATTGTCAAATGTGAGAATATTCCTAGGAGAAAGATGGAAAAACATGTGTTATATAGTGTAAAAGCAATCAAATTTAACTGAGAGAATACATGTTTCGATAATCAGAAAGAAGTGGCAAATTGAAATAGTCCTCAGAGAAGACAATGCAGAAAACCAAGGAGTAATATAACATTACCTTGTCCTCAACCTTTTCATCCACATCAGTTTCCACAGAATCAAGATCAAGGTGTTCACGCGTCACCCACTCGTCAAGTCTGCTGTTAACTGTCAGCCCATAGAAAATTCAATAAGTTATGTGATGTAACAAATtaatcatgcataaacaatcACAAAGAAACCACATTGCACTCAGGCAACAAGCTTAGTGCTTTGACTCTTTCTATTGTGGATTTCAAACTCTTTGAGGATCCATCATTCAGCTGACTAATGACAGACATTTTTTTGTCGCGTTTTCTTACTAGCAGAAATTGTTAAAATTGTATCATAGTGAAAATAATGAAATGAACATTTAATTGGAAAAAATCACTGGCTATCATACGATCATCGTTTTGAAgcaatttttcattaaaaacaaaaaaatgaatTTGGTAACAGAGTAAAGAATCTCTGGCTCTGTAGGAATAAGACATTTCATCAAGGAGACAAGGACATCAAAAGTTGGTTTTCCATCAAGGGGAAATTTAGGGAAAAGGGAGTCATCGATgacttatttaaaaaaaaggaTCCGGATGGTAATTTACGTAAATATCCTTGtattttaagtttaaaattgatTAATCATTTTCACTCTCCTAAACATCTTCACTTCACTGTAAACCCTACGCACTCGTTTCGACTCTCTTGCCCTCGTTTTCTCGTCGACTCGCAGCTGAATCGACGAAATctttcttcaacatttttctTTGCAAGGCATCCGAGAAATGGCCGACCAAAATATGGTATGTTCACTTTTATTTTGTCATTTCATTGTTCGTGCgtgtgttgaggaagaaatggTGGAATCGTCGTGTTGAGGGAGAAAGGGTACGTGTGTGTTGTGTTGTTGCGCTTGGTCGACCACCACTTGGTCGACAAAGCGTGTCGACCAACCCACACTTTGTCCACCGAGCAACGGTCGACCAATCGTGGGTTGGTCGACCAATCGTGGGTTTGTCGACCAAGAAGCTTTGGTAGATGAAGAAGCTATGGTCGACCAAGCGTGGTTTGGTCAACCCACTGTTGGTCGACCAAGCGTGGGTTGGTCGACCAACACACTTCTTCTCTTGGTCGACCAAGCGTGGGTTGGTCGACCAACGCTTGCTGTTCAATGTAACATTAATTTTTATTCTAATATATTTGTATTTGTGACAGGTATATTTGGCCAGAAAACTAGACAGGGATGCAATTTTTCACTGCAAGCTGACACTCGAATCAAGATATAAAGAGGTTTCGGAGAAGATTGTTCACTACCTCAACAACGACGAGAGAGTCTTTTTTTTGGAGCCCTCTCCTTTTGGTAATTTGGTTAGGTATCATAGAGATTTAAATATTTCTAGTCAAATTATGTGGTATTTGATGAGTAATCAGATAGTTGACACGGGTAGTGATGAGTTTTGGATGGTGCTGCGCAAGAGTCCGGTTAGATTTTCTTTGTTAAAGTATTGTTTAATAACCGACCTCGATTGCGGTACAGAGCATGTAGATGTACCAGAGGGAGGTGTCTTTGTCTCCAGACACTTTGGCGGTAAGTCTGAGATTGTTTTGAGTGAATTGGAGGCAAAGATGAGTGTTCAAGTGCAGAATGAGACTGGTGTAGACGTGGAGAAGTTAAAGATGGCTAGTCTTTACTTCTGTTGTTTTGTGTTCGGTGAGGGGACTAGGAAAAAACGAATAAGATCAACCCTAAATACCTGAGGTTTATAGATGATTTGGATAGGTTTAACAGCTATCCGTGGGGTCGAGTAGCCTTTCGTGATGCGGTCCGATGTTTGGAAGAAGGACCTTTTAGGGCGATATAATTACCTTACCGAGGCACAGGGTCGGAAAGAAGTTGATGACAGCTTCGTTGTCGGTGGTTTTGTGTTGCCTCTGCAGATATATAATTTCTTGAATGTTATAACTAGATTTGTTATATTTATTCCTACTAATAACATTATTCTAAATTTATGTTACATATGCTCGCTTATGAATATTATCCGAGCGTGGCACAAAAGTTTGCAAGGAGAAAAGACGTGGACGGTTTGATGTTGCCCAGGATGTTTCAGTGGGTGACTAAGACGTGGTCGTCAAACCGTGCCCCAACTGCTGGTGATGTCACTGCAGCATTTGGTGATTGTGCTATAGATGTAAGCAATATGAATTGatttgatataataaatatgtacttaatttttaattaatatgataCGTTATGAATTAAATGTAAGATTGTCTTGGATGTTTGACTCCTACTCCCGAGGAGCTCGTTTCAGCATATTATACGACCAGGGATTTTGTTGATTCTGCGCCCGATGCGGTCACTACTCGGGTACTCGAGCTCTGGAGGCAGGGTCAGACAGTCATATGTAGCGAGCACCTTCTGGAGTCTCCCTCAGTCCATCACATGCATTTTGCACATTCAACTCCCTCTGTCCAGCACACGCCTTCTGCCCATGCATCTCCTGACGTTTCCGGCACCCGTCCTGGTGTTCTCAATAGATCCAGATCTAGCACCAGTTCTCCTATGCGTACGGGTCCTAGAGTCCACTTTGGACTCAATCCTTCCCGCCGCCCATCACCGTTGGAGCATCGTTTCGAGCGGCGACTGACTGCGTTGGAGGATTCCGTTACGTCCATGCATGTTAGGATGTCTGCAGAATTTCTTGACATCAGAGCGTCTATCAGGAGTATAAATCAAGCTCTAGTTGACTTGAAATCGAGTTTGACTGAACAGATTAGAGCTGGTTTTGCTGAGATGAGGTCTAACATGCCAGTGCAGCAGGACAATGATTATAGCATAACCTATACCAGAGGACGGAAGAGGAAAGCATCCGAGGCAGATTTTGGTtagttaattttattaattatatttatgtttatataatataatgatttaCTACAATTCTCatcattattttaatttgtttaATGTGCGCTTTTAGGTGTGGATGATAATCTGGCCAGGGAAATTGGCAGTACTAGCCAAACACTACATATATTTGAGCCTAACCTTCCGGTCATTACAGAGGAGTCCTCAGAAGGTGAGTTAATGcactttttttatttgatatttatgtATAGTATATTAAACAacaaactttttatttttagatATTCAAGTTACTTCGGATTCGTGAAAGTCAGGTGGCGAGGCGACCACGTCGAGAGGTTATTACAGTAAACTTTGTCTATTCATATTTGCATTAAAGTtgttattattttgatttgttGAATGTACGATGTTAGGTGTGGCTGATAATTTGGGTAGGGAAATTGGCAGTAGTAgccaaacccaacagatattTGAGCCTAACCTTCAAGCCATTCCAGAGGAGTCCGCAGGAGGTGAGGTAATgcacattttttatatttatatttatgtatAGTATATTAAACAATATACTTTATGTTTTTAGATATTAAAGTGACTCCAGATGCGCGTATGTCAGGAGGCGAGGCGACCACGTCGAGAGGTTATTAAACTATATCTTGTTCATTATTCATATTTGCATTAAAGTTGTTACGATTGATCATTTTATAGATGCCGGTGTGAGGTCACTTGGGGAGACCGTGACACTGAAGGTAAACAACTCGCTTGCGCGAGTTAGGGCCTCGATGCTCGACCGTTCGCCCAGTAGGATTCGAGGTTTTTACGCCGAATATGAGAAGTCGTTCTACGGGCTCATGGCTATCGCAAACTCGCGTGTCACTTTCTTTGTaagcttttaaataattatgttatAAAGTTTAAATTTGTAGAAAACTTCTTTTAAAACATTGAAAACCTTTTGTTATATTGAATTCAGCACATCGGCGAAGCTCTCCGTGGATTGCTTGAGATGCAGATCCGACATCCTGAAGTGATGTCGGCAGATGATTCGTTGATGGACAGACATTTCTATGGTGCGACCTCAGTTTTGGCCGAAGCTAAAGATATCGATTTCAACATAAATCTGGCACCGATTGTGAGAAAAGTCAAAGGTGATGTCGGATCTGCATCTCAAGCAATCCACGGAGAGCTTCGCCAATGTGCTGAATTCAATATAACAAAAGGTTttcaaagttttaaaaaaaaatttctacaaATTTAAACTTtataacatatttatttaaaagcttacaAATAAAGTGACACGCGAGTTTGCGATATCCATGGGCCCGTAGAACGACTTCTCATATTCGGCGTAAAAACCTCGAATCCTACTGGGCGAACGGTCGAGCATCGAGGCCCTAACTCGCGCAAGCGAGTTGTTTACCTTCAGTGTCACGGTCTCCCCAAGTGACCTCACACCGGCATCTATAAAATGATCAATTGTAACAACTTTAATACAAATATGAACAATAAACAAGATATATTTTAATAACCTCTCGACGTGGTCGCCTCGCCTCCTGACATACGCGCATCTGGAGTCACTTTAATATCTAAAAACATAAAGTATATTGTTTAATATACTatacataaatataaatataaaaaatgtgcATTATCTCACCTCCTGCGGACTCCTCTGGAATGGCTTGAAGGTTAGGCTCAaatatctgttgggtttggcTACTACTGCCAATTTCCCTACACAAATTATCAGTCAGACCTAACATCGTATATTCaacaaatcaaaataataacaACTTTAATG
Encoded here:
- the LOC140837311 gene encoding uncharacterized protein, giving the protein MHFAHSTPSVQHTPSAHASPDVSGTRPGVLNRSRSSTSSPMRTGPRVHFGLNPSRRPSPLEHRFERRLTALEDSVTSMHVRMSAEFLDIRASIRSINQALVDLKSSLTEQIRAGFAEMRSNMPVQQDNDYSITYTRGRKRKASEADFGVDDNLAREIGSTSQTLHIFEPNLPVITEESSEGVADNLGREIGSSSQTQQIFEPNLQAIPEESAGDIKVTPDARMSGGEATTSRDAGVRSLGETVTLKVNNSLARVRASMLDRSPSRIRGFYAEYEKSFYGLMAIANSRVTFFHIGEALRGLLEMQIRHPEVMSADDSLMDRHFYGATSVLAEAKDIDFNINLAPIVRKVKGDVGSASQAIHGELRQCAEFNITKGFQSFKKKFLQI